The DNA segment gcatcttcggcagggcagaggtcgacctcttcgcctcagaagacaacgctcattgcccaatatatttttcaaagagcagggacgcgctggctctccattggcccagacgcccgctttatgccttcccaccggtcgcgatgctaccgcaggtcatcgatcgggtcaggaagagcagatgtgctatgctgctagtagccccactctggacgacccaaccttggttctccgagctgatgcagctgtccagtacagccccatggccaataccgctgcggaaggatctcctcacgcagctgaagggcgcgctctggcatccccaccccgaactttgggcccttcatgtatggcccctcaacgggtacccgggaacctccctgagggagtgttaaagaccattacggaagccagagtgccctcaaccaggcgcctttatgcgcagaaatggtcagtgttctccacctggtgcgggacacggaacctagaccctcacttatgtgacgtgacggagatactctccttcctacaggagcgtttagatgcgggcagatccccgtctacgctcaaagtgtatgtggcagccattgcagcttctcatgctccggtggccggcctatcactgggaaaaaacgaactggtcattcgtttccttaagggagctcgtcggatgaaccctccccgacccccttcaatcccttcctgggacctgtctacggtcctagaggccttaaagggccccccttttgaaccgcttcagtctgtcgatatgaagcttctttcgttcaaaaccgcttttctactggctctggcctcagtcaagcgagtgggggatttacatgcgctatctgtaagcgctgactgtctcgagtttgggcctaatgactccagagtcattctcagaccaagacacggttatgtccccaaggtgctctcaacaccgttcagagcacaggtcatctcgctgtcagccctttcctcgcaaagcgacgaaagcaacgcgagcttcatctgccccgtcagggctctcaaaacctatattgcacgctccgcctcattcaggaggtcggaccagctcttcatatgctttggtgggcgcacccgaggtctcgccaccacaaagcagagcctatcgcgatggatagtagacactatctcgctggcttacaaatctaaaggccttcactgcccgttcggcatcagagcccattccacccgaggtatggcctcgccatgggcgtggtcctgcgggataccactggatgatatctgtgcggcggcaggctgggcctctccgtccacatttattagattctataatctgcaagtccctgccctgcaggccagggtactttctatatagacgtgctaagccttatcacgtcccccttttttcgttccctatataaagctcactaaggttggctgttgggactgggatttctcctgctataaagccccgggctctcgcctcgggctgtgacaggtcgaagttcccgagcacgcacggcgttttacattgtgttcccatagcataagctagcttacgcagtacgagagtactctcgaaagggaacgtactcggttactaacgtaacctcggttccctgagatgagggaacgagtactgcgtaacctgccgtgctatgtgctcggaccgggtgatcgcttcagtcgatttaaaacctgatccctatggcgaagcggtggcttatatagttccagccacgcctattttggcgcgctctgacgtccaatgggcgcgaagcgctcccattggttcgttcctctccgccgcctcaccataggttgctgcagttgccacagcacagccaataagcgcgcgagccgcttcacttaggtctgctgtgctgcagcactgcgttttacatgatttaaaaattaaggataatttttggcttcatattctcgagaaaaggggaccttttcccatagcgtaagctagcttacgcagtactcgttccctcatctcagggaaccgaggttacgttagtaaccaagtacgtttCTATATACGAGTTATTATGAATGATCTGGAAGTAATTTATCatattatatttgtaaatgttcatttactgtatttGCAAATAAAGTTTGCAGTTTTTGTGTACACAAGTAGTGGACTAAGATCTAATAAATTACACAATATTGTTCAACActgtttttcttagtttttttctttacctGATCATCTTTTAATTTGCTAACTTATAtgaaaaatagataaatattcaCAAATCATCAAAAATGAAGACATCACAAAATATTAGCTCTATTCAAAATGAATTTAATATTTATCTTTGCTGTTGTAATGAACactcacaaaaacaacaaatcatGAACTGACCACATACAGTATATGACGTGAACACATAcccaacataataaaaataactttttgttttacattctttttctttacaaaaagtataaatattttgtgtttcatgtttttctttttttgtaatacaAACATTACAAATCAAGTTTTGGGTGATGCAGAAAATAAAACGATAAAAGCAACTTTTACCATGGGGTATTACGATAACTGAAGGCCACACTCGCACAACAAAAAGCAGTAAAAACACATGATAGACTATTTAAACTGGTTTTCACTCGCTCTCTCCTAAGGCAACGAAGCCCTTCGAAGTGAAGGTCTTTCAGAACTCTCTCTAATAGCGACCGCTAGAGCTCAGATTAGAGAGaagaatatttctttttttttgtctgtttgtcatttttggttgaactgctGGGAAAGACAGTGGAGTTTAGTGTTAATGATGCAAAAACAATGGGATGACATGTATATATGGAAATAAAGCAACCTTCCCTTCAGCTCTGGAATGGATGCTAATGGAAACGCAGACTTGTGAAGATGTCCATACATTGCAGTTTCTCTGCTCTGGTCAGTTTTTGACATTATCTTGTTCTTATTCCCATCATTGAATCTCACAAGCCTTGTAATGGCACAGTTAATATATGTTCTATCCTACAAGTTACAACTAAATGCTAACAGTATcctcttcagaaattatttctcAAAACTGGATGTTGAAATGCGGGCCTGTCCTCCTTCAACCAAACTACATTATCTCAGTTAACAGCCATCTCCTAATGCAACTCATTAGGTACTCATAGGGAATGCAAACCTGATACTACTGCTGCTTTCACCACTTTATAACTCATATGAGAGAAGAGATCTGTAAAGCGGCTGTAAGAGCTGTGAGCATGGCTATCTGTCAAGTACAAGGTCATGGCCACATGTGCAAATAGGAGCTGCCACCAGAGGCAGAAACAGCAAACTGACCGCCAAGACTACAGCCTTAGCAGCAGGGGAATAAACGCACAATGGAGAATGAATAGTTTCAGACAACATCTATGTGGGTGAATCTCACAGAAATCTCAAATCAAAGGAAAgatttaagaaattatatttgcTCAGCGAAATAAAGCCTATTGGGGAACCATTGAGATTTTGTTGTATTATGACATTATTGCATGACTGTTAAACACATTAACAACCAGTTTTCATTAATGCAAGTTAATgtattttcattataattaaaGTAGCAATGTAtgataatgtgagaaaaaaacaaagataGATTTAAATTATAATGAACTTATACATAACAGTATTGTTGCACTGACTTTAGTCCACGCTTATTTAGATACATACCatactttattaaaaaacaaaaatgaattttttttgtaatttgaattTGATGACAATAATTAAAATTCAAATGTAAATACAACACTAAAAATTAGAGGTAAAATGTGCTtaataatcatgaaaaaaattatcacaatgcaaaaaacaaacatattactaatcctaaaaatggttttaatttctttttgttaaatattatttattttctttcatcttGGGTCGAAATCTGACAGGTTTTTATGAGATTCACCCATGCAAGTTCTTTGAGACACTAACTTAAAAACTTTAAACTAACTTCTCCAGGTAGGGAGCAGCACAgattttacaggaaaaaaataaaatgtaaataaaataaaataaaattgtgttcctgtagctcaagtggtagagcattgcgctatcaaggttgggggttcgattccccgggaacacatgataggtaaaaattgatagcctgaatgcactgtaagtcgctttggataaaagcgtctgctaaatgcataaatttaatttaattttaatttaaaataaaaaaaatgcatcatttaaaacaaaaaatgaattaaacaaaaaaaaagataaacataatgtaacattgTACCCTCAATCTGAGGACTTAACTTTCCCCTGCACAAAACCACACAAGTGAGTTTTGTCTCTGTGGAGAGGTCACATACCTGTAAGGTACAACAAAAAAGTAAGCCACAAAAAAGAAGAGCACAACCAATGCTCAAAAACAATTAAACGCGCAGGTGTGTTCGTGTGCATCACTTGGTCAAAATCTACTGCAATGATACAACTTAAGTGTTGAAACAACCATACAACCTTAAGTGTGGACAGactattagactaaaagtttctGATATTGACCGATAAACTACAAATATCAATGTctactcatgtcatttcaaacatgaCACTTACTTACTACttgattgtttgtgtgtgtgtgtgtgtgtgtgtgtgtgtgtgtgtgtgtgtgtgtgtgtgtgtgtgtgcatatattaaTGTGCGTGTGTGATTAAAAGTGTATCCTGTGAAGCATTGTCAAAAAGGCTTTCTTATGTAAACTTCTCTAGGACAACAGGCACAGTATTAGAGTATAACCGTCACCAGATTCACCTTCCtgttcctcatcatcatcagagCCTTTGTGTGCATTTTAACCCGCAATAATGCCAATGTACGTCCATTCACACATGCCGTGGAGTTCAGCTTGCACACACATGGCATGAAATGAAATGAGATTAACAtggaacaacaaacaaacataaatatgGCACTGTCTAACATTCTAAGATGCTATTCACGGCAGCCTCAAGCACAGAGTCAGTGTCAGCCAATGGAGCGTGACTATGATCTGAGGGATGTTGCTGTTCATGACCCTGCACCAGGTTCGGAGGGTAGCCTTGGGCGGAGCTATGCCGTGATTGGATGGGAGATGTAGGGTAGTGTGCATGTTGACTGTTGCTGCTGATTAGGTtgttggatttctttttttttagatccAGTATGCACTTGATGGGAGTTCTTCTGTGTTCCTCTATTCCTGGTTGTTGAGGTTCTGTCCTATAAGCAGGTTCTGTGTGGCTGTTCATACCCTGCCCATCTCTTCCGGTGTGACTTATGGAATGCTTTGGCGATGTCTCCATTACGTTGGGATTGCCCTCATGAGCGGCTGGGGTCAAAACTTCTGGACTTTCGATCTTCAGTTTAGTGCCACAGCAGAAGTCTTCCAGAAAGCCATCTGAGAGAGCAATGTAACAAAACATTACAAACATACCACCATTCAAGTGCAAAACATTTGTTAAACATTGcatttttgttgcatttattAAACTATACTCTATAGGGCTTTGGCAATTGTATATAATTATGCATGTGATACTTTGCATAACAAAACTGATGTgcacacatatttaaaaaaataaaaaataaaagttgagtGAGTACCAAActccaaaaacacattttattagcAAATGCTATTCAACTGtattaaaccaaaataaaattaattggaaACACTGGGAATTTACTTTACGTCAACatgattttaaacacaatatctGAGAAATGTTTCAACTTAGGTTTTATTTGCAATGACAGACAGTGAAAATGGCTAAATACAACCAGGCTTCATCTCTTACCTGGATCCACTAATATCATTCGTTTGTCTTGGGTCAAGTTGCCCCGTTCCTCTTGATTAAAAGTCCTGTCAATCATCACCATTTCTGATGAAGGGCTGGACCTCTGAAAGAGCAGTAAGGAGTGATCAGTTTTGCATTAACGGGAATAATATTAGAGTAATAACCTACTAATAATACTAAGAGGTCTTTTGTACATTATTTAAAGTGCTGTGTTCTACACCTACCTCTGCCTCCACTATGAGTAAGCGCCTGTATTTGTTCACCATGACCTGCGTTCTGCTTAACACTTGTACAGCAACTGCCTCAAACTCCTCATCAACTGTAATGTAAAAGATGGCCATCAGAACCTAAGTAATATTTAATCAACACTCATCTGTGGTTAACTATTAAATATAGTGAGGAAATGTTGAAAATGCACCTTTGGTGAAATCTTCATCTCGTGGTGGTGAGCCTTGGAAAACATGATAGGGCAGTAATCTGTCCATGACATCATTAAATGAAGTGAAGGGTGTCCGCTCTGAAGACATGACTCCACTGTGATCTCGTCTTAACTGCTGGAGAACCCTGTAAAATAAGAGCCAGTGTTACAATCATTATTTCACTATTTGTTGAAACTACTGGTGCAGAAAACACCAACTGTAACAGGTTCCAGAGTACAATTTGGGCACTCACATTTCTCCTCGAGTAAGCTGTTGAGTTGCAGGTCGCTTCAGTGTGAGAGGCAATTCCTGACTGATAGGAGTGAGTGTTTTCATAGCTAAgatttaatgaaataaagaaaaaactttaGTGATGCAAGAGAAGATtatgaatgcataaataaattaaaactggtCACTGACAGAAACAAATATGTTTCAAAGGAGTCTTACCTTTGGTACCGAGAAGATTAACTAATTGTGTTTGCCCTCTATGTGTTGCTGCTGTGGTGTCCTTTTAAATTGAagaaatattcaaatgtgatgAAGCAATCATATTAAAAGCAAAGGCAAGCAAAGTCACAATAAATAAGTATAGGTAGATCAGTTGATCCAAAAATCTTTCACCTGGTTTAAAGAGACTTGAAACTCCTGAACACCAGAAGCAGCTGGAAAGTTCTGGGCCACGGGCATCAGGAGGTGCTGTCCTGGGGTCACAGATAACTGTTGACAAACCTGTGGGCCTTGGATGCCAGAACTGACCATGGTGAGGTGGCCTGAAGCCTGTGATGTCTGTACAGGGGTTGGGCTAGGCGACGCGTTGGCAGTCCAAACTTTGGCCGTGGCAACAGGCCTTTGAGACACCTGCACAACAGGTGTCGGTGAAGCTTGATCTATTTGACCTCCAGCAACCAATCCTTGATTGACTATTAGCTGCCCTCCAGCTGAAAAGTTCTGCCCCGCGATAAGCTGTACTGTTGTGTTCTGATTGGTGAGGATGGAGTAGGTGGTAGTGCTCATTGACGACTGGTCGCTCACTTGAGTGTTTGTTTGCAACACCTGCCCATTCACAGCCTGGAAGCCGTGAACAGTCGTACCAGAGGTGAGGGAAATAGAAGTGGGTACCAAAAACTGCCCTTGAGGCAGATTGGACTGGGACTGTGATTGAGCTTGTTGCCCCAGAGGTGAATGCATTACAATGCTGCTGGCTGGATTGACCACTTTCACCTGTTGAGCAGACTGAGGAGAGCCGCTGGCTGTGTAGGGGCTACTGACAAAACTCGCAGTAGTGGTGGTGTTGGGTTGAAGCCCAATGTTGCTGATATTGTATAGGGTTTGTCCCCCTGTCTGTAAGGGTTTAGGCTGAATGGGTCTAACCAATGTCTGTTGCATAGGGCCTCTCTGGATGATAAAATTCTGTAGAGGTATCGTCCCTTTATTGAAGGACATTGACACCTGGCCAGCTGCCGAAGGGGCGAACATGGTACCTTGCCCGCTGTTGTTTGTCACCACATTTCCACTTGGCCTCAACAGGATCTGAGACTGTTCCAAACTGTTGATAGTCATCATGGAGGAGGCACTGCCATTGAAGGATCCCACTACCTGGATGTGTCCAGCGGGGCCGTTTGGTATGGGTAGTTGGGGAACCTGCTGTATAAAAGCCTGAGGTTGTGACAATGGTGCCACCACACCAGGACCTGCGACACCCCCAAACCCTCCAGAGACCAGCTGCTGAGGGAAGGCGGTAGCTGTTGGAATGAGAGATGGCTGGGAGTCCAAAAACGCTTCTTGAGCCAATGTCTGCTCTGTAATATCTGCTTCCAgcaatgacttctgaaggatgtCAAAGGGTTGGTCCTCGCCCCCAAGATCGACCCCATCGTGTGAGGTTTCACTGTCGAGGTCATCCTCGATAAACGAAAGACTGCTTCCATCAGCCTCACCAAACTCTCCCAAATGACTGTGGTCATCTTTGAGTCCTTCACTGGAGCCACCCTGAGTAGAAAACCAGTTTTTGTTTAGACGTCTTTCTAAATCCCATTCTAGATACCCAAGTtgcttgcaaaatataaatatttgagcATAAGAAACAAGATCTACATGGTAGTTCATATCAGATTTTCGTTTAGCATTtaatatatgttatttaaatgtttttttttaaataagttccCATTCAagtagataggagctggtctttATGTCCAAAATAGTTGCTCAGAGTCACTTGAAATAAAGCCACCATGTGAACTGACATTCCTTTACTATACTCACTGTGTCACTGGTGAAGAATGAACTGGCCGACCCAAATGCTGCATTAGTCACATCATCTTCTCCAATCTGTTTGAATGTCAAATTTGAAAGTTGTCAATAACCTTTCAATCTtaaaacacaaatattatatattctaAGCATACTTACTGATTTACTATTTGAACCATGAAGATACTCATTTAACGCTTGCACATCTCTGTTGAGATAAAACAGTTCATGAAAACACATCTGTTACATTTGATGTTTAAAAACTGCCAGTAGCTCTTTAAACTATAATCATCAAATTATCAAAATCGGCTTACCCTATAAAATCCAGAAGACGGCGGTCGTCTTCATCATCCATTACACCTGTAACACAGTAATTACAGATTTAGAGATTTTTCAATGGACTCAACATACAGGTTCCTTACATTTAAACTTAGCCCTAACTTTGACTATGCTGAAATATAATTTGTATACGAACTTGTTCCTGAAAACACCTGAAGGATCCAATAAATGTAGCGTGTATAATGTtctaaaacaaaatcaaatccCTGTAATCTTGACCCCAGTTTGTCAATCAACATTCTCAGGAATAGTTTGTAAATTCAAGCATAGGTTAAGCCTTAATGTATAATATTAAAttcatgtaaaataattaattagatATATTAATAGGCCAAACTATGGGCAATGGCTTTTGTAATAACTCTGTGTTACCAATGTCAATACACATACATGTGACAAACTCAAATTAATTAATACCTAAAAAAGCTGAACTAGTGTTTAAGAAGTGGCACCCTGTGACATCATTCTATTTTCAgagaaaaataatgtaaaaatcacACTATA comes from the Carassius carassius chromosome 39, fCarCar2.1, whole genome shotgun sequence genome and includes:
- the LOC132121640 gene encoding BRD4-interacting chromatin-remodeling complex-associated protein-like; its protein translation is MDDEDDRRLLDFIGDVQALNEYLHGSNSKSIGEDDVTNAAFGSASSFFTSDTGGSSEGLKDDHSHLGEFGEADGSSLSFIEDDLDSETSHDGVDLGGEDQPFDILQKSLLEADITEQTLAQEAFLDSQPSLIPTATAFPQQLVSGGFGGVAGPGVVAPLSQPQAFIQQVPQLPIPNGPAGHIQVVGSFNGSASSMMTINSLEQSQILLRPSGNVVTNNSGQGTMFAPSAAGQVSMSFNKGTIPLQNFIIQRGPMQQTLVRPIQPKPLQTGGQTLYNISNIGLQPNTTTTASFVSSPYTASGSPQSAQQVKVVNPASSIVMHSPLGQQAQSQSQSNLPQGQFLVPTSISLTSGTTVHGFQAVNGQVLQTNTQVSDQSSMSTTTYSILTNQNTTVQLIAGQNFSAGGQLIVNQGLVAGGQIDQASPTPVVQVSQRPVATAKVWTANASPSPTPVQTSQASGHLTMVSSGIQGPQVCQQLSVTPGQHLLMPVAQNFPAASGVQEFQVSLNQDTTAATHRGQTQLVNLLGTKAMKTLTPISQELPLTLKRPATQQLTRGEMVLQQLRRDHSGVMSSERTPFTSFNDVMDRLLPYHVFQGSPPRDEDFTKVDEEFEAVAVQVLSRTQVMVNKYRRLLIVEAERSSPSSEMVMIDRTFNQEERGNLTQDKRMILVDPDGFLEDFCCGTKLKIESPEVLTPAAHEGNPNVMETSPKHSISHTGRDGQGMNSHTEPAYRTEPQQPGIEEHRRTPIKCILDLKKKKSNNLISSNSQHAHYPTSPIQSRHSSAQGYPPNLVQGHEQQHPSDHSHAPLADTDSVLEAAVNSILEC